The Fusarium oxysporum f. sp. lycopersici 4287 chromosome 1, whole genome shotgun sequence DNA segment TATGCTCGCTGCGTTCAAAGCGTACCATGCGTCAGGATACACGGGGATTATCGAGATGGCGATGGATGAGTACAGCTGGGAGAGTCTTGttgagctgaagaggagataTCCCGATGTGGCGATGCGTGTTACGGCATATTGGATCGTTAAGCCTGCTGATACGGTTGAAGAGCGCACGCGACAGGTTGGGAGGGCTATTGAACTTGCGAAGCAGTATAGTCTGGAGAACTCGCCTGATCTTCGTATCGCGGGTATCAAGATCATCTGCGACGGTATCATCGATGCGTGCACGGCGTATCTCTCAGAGCCATACGCTTCAGTTGCGTCACCGCCGCCGTTTTGGTCAAGAGAGGATCTTGAACCTGTTGTTAAACAGGCAGCTGATGCGGGAATCCAAATAGCGCTTCATGCTATTGGCGATGCGGCGATTCATATGGCGGTTGACATGCTTGAGAAGTACGGCAAGCCAGGTGCGAGACATCGAATCGAACATCTCGAGGTCTCATCCCCCGAAGACGCACAACGTCTCGGCAAACTAGGCCTCACAGCTTCCATCCAGCCCGTCCACGCCGACCCAGCCATTCTGCGCGCATGGCCGCGCCTCATCGGCTCCCGCCGCGACCGCGCCTTCGCATACCGTGAATTCGCTGACTCAGGCGCTCTTCTCGCTCTCGGCAGCGACAGTCCCACGGCACCTTGGAATCCTCTACACAATGTGTATGTAGCTGCTACACGACGCTCAGCGAGAGAGCCAGAGTGTGAGGAGGTAGTAAATGAGCATTTTAAGCTGGGTGTTTGTGAGGCGATTGTTGCGGGCTCGCAGGGCGCGGCGAAGAGTGTTTTTCAGGATGGGAGGGTTGGGTCGTTGGAGGTGGGTAAGTTTGCGGACTTGGTTGTGGCGGATATGGAGTGGGATAGCAGGACGTTGTTGAAGGCGGAGATTAGGGAGACGTGGTTTGCTGGGAAGAAGGGTTTGGAGCCTCTGAGGTTGATTGATGGATTGTGAGCGTGGTGTTGGTGGGTGTAGGGGTTGAGGTTTGGGACGGGAGTACAAAATGAGATAGACAATGTAAATGGTGATCTTAAGACTGTTCGGCGAATTGAGTACGGTGAGAGCTGATACTGCAGTTGCTCTCCCATGCCATGTTACATCGAATGTCCCTGAAAATGTTCAATGTTCAACTATGTTCACGTATCTCttcgccatcttcttctcctcagaTCAAACACCACTCCCTcactcaatcaatcaatgaCGCATTCGACCTGTCCCTATCACAACAATCATCTGACCACTTCCT contains these protein-coding regions:
- a CDS encoding amidohydrolase ytcJ-like; this translates as MTLFINGKILSRTVASLADEPTFAESMYIKDGIIQAVGTKDDVEAKVTGDVITQDLGGKTVLPGFVDGHMHLLLLGQSLRKIALEGCKNLEDILHELRTYAKANPDVPRIMAKGWMHSMTPDGVTAKILDEIDERPIYVDTKDMHSTWCNSAGLKEMKVADLEDPPGGIIERDENGKPSGVLSEASILSIVWPTLAQLASNEERIECMLAAFKAYHASGYTGIIEMAMDEYSWESLVELKRRYPDVAMRVTAYWIVKPADTVEERTRQVGRAIELAKQYSLENSPDLRIAGIKIICDGIIDACTAYLSEPYASVASPPPFWSREDLEPVVKQAADAGIQIALHAIGDAAIHMAVDMLEKYGKPGARHRIEHLEVSSPEDAQRLGKLGLTASIQPVHADPAILRAWPRLIGSRRDRAFAYREFADSGALLALGSDSPTAPWNPLHNVYVAATRRSAREPECEEVVNEHFKLGVCEAIVAGSQGAAKSVFQDGRVGSLEVGKFADLVVADMEWDSRTLLKAEIRETWFAGKKGLEPLRLIDGL